In Verrucomicrobiia bacterium, the following are encoded in one genomic region:
- the rpsC gene encoding 30S ribosomal protein S3, translated as MGQKTNPIGLRVAVNRDWRSKWYAEKKDFGKLLVEDFELRRYLKEKLKDAAVPKIQIERAGNRCRITIFTARPGVVIGRKGTEIDKLKEDLSKKTGKEIYVEIQEVKNPDLDAQLVAEGVAVQLERRVSFRRAMKRAVQTAMEQGAEGIRIRCSGRLGGAELARVEQYLEGRVPLHTLRANIDYGFAEAHTLYGKLGIKCWICRGENKPEATKNQRAAAPAAGR; from the coding sequence ATGGGTCAAAAAACCAATCCCATCGGTCTGCGCGTCGCCGTCAACCGTGACTGGCGCTCCAAGTGGTACGCCGAGAAAAAAGACTTCGGCAAGCTGCTCGTGGAGGACTTTGAACTGCGCCGCTATTTGAAGGAGAAACTCAAGGACGCGGCGGTGCCCAAAATCCAGATCGAGCGCGCCGGCAACCGCTGCCGCATCACCATCTTTACCGCCCGCCCGGGCGTGGTCATCGGCCGCAAGGGCACCGAAATTGACAAGCTCAAGGAGGATTTGAGCAAAAAAACCGGCAAGGAAATTTACGTCGAAATTCAGGAAGTCAAAAATCCTGACCTCGACGCCCAACTGGTGGCCGAGGGCGTGGCGGTGCAACTGGAGCGCCGCGTCTCCTTCCGCCGGGCCATGAAGCGGGCGGTGCAAACCGCCATGGAGCAGGGCGCCGAAGGCATTCGCATCCGCTGCTCGGGCCGCCTCGGGGGCGCCGAACTGGCCCGGGTGGAGCAATATCTCGAAGGCCGCGTGCCCCTGCACACCCTCCGCGCCAACATTGATTATGGCTTTGCCGAAGCCCACACCCTTTACGGTAAACTGGGCATCAAATGCTGGATCTGCCGGGGCGAAAACAAACCCGAAGCCACTAAGAACCAACGGGCCGCCGCCCCCGCGGCCGGCCGTTAA
- the rpsD gene encoding 30S ribosomal protein S4 yields the protein MAHYTGPRVRISRRFKTPIFGPSKYLERRQYGPGVHGPKARRKVTDYALGLIEKQKLRYYYGLQERQFRGVYEKALRRRGVTGEQMLQLLECRLDNVVYHLGFAPTRPAARQMVTHGHIRVNGRKVNIPSYTLKVNDEIEVRNHNVSRQMATRNLESSTSRAVPDWLLLDKDNFKGRVVRIPSRDEIQPIANEQAVVEFYSR from the coding sequence ATGGCACACTACACCGGTCCACGCGTTCGCATCAGCCGTCGGTTCAAGACCCCCATCTTTGGCCCCTCCAAATATTTGGAGCGCCGCCAATATGGGCCGGGCGTGCACGGTCCCAAGGCGCGCCGCAAGGTCACCGATTACGCTCTGGGTCTGATTGAAAAGCAGAAGCTCCGCTACTATTACGGCCTGCAGGAGCGCCAGTTCCGCGGCGTCTACGAAAAGGCCCTGCGCCGCCGCGGCGTCACCGGCGAGCAGATGTTGCAACTGCTCGAGTGCCGGCTGGACAATGTGGTTTATCACCTGGGCTTTGCCCCCACCCGCCCGGCCGCGCGCCAGATGGTCACCCATGGCCACATCCGCGTCAACGGCCGCAAGGTGAACATCCCGTCCTACACCCTGAAGGTCAACGACGAGATTGAAGTGCGCAACCACAACGTCAGCCGCCAGATGGCCACGCGCAACCTGGAAAGCTCCACCAGCCGCGCCGTGCCCGACTGGTTGCTGCTCGACAAGGACAATTTCAAAGGGCGGGTCGTGCGCATTCCGTCGCGTGACGAAATCCAGCCCATCGCCAATGAACAGGCCGTCGTCGAATTTTATTCCCGCTAA
- the rpmJ gene encoding 50S ribosomal protein L36, with protein MKIRASVKKLCENCKIIKRKGVIRVICTNPRHKQRQG; from the coding sequence ATGAAAATACGGGCATCGGTGAAAAAACTGTGCGAGAATTGCAAGATTATTAAGCGCAAAGGCGTCATCCGCGTCATTTGCACCAATCCGCGCCACAAGCAGCGGCAAGGTTGA
- the rpsE gene encoding 30S ribosomal protein S5, which yields MGESRGGGRGRRGRGRQSAESAEAQDGQAGEELMEKVVFINRSAKVVKGGRRFSFSALVVVGDRKGMVGVGLGKAGEVADAIRKGGEVARRNMVKVWLKDATIPHEVFSEYDGARVLLRPASPGTGIIAGKTVRAVLESAGVRDVLTKSLGSKNAANVVKATLNALLRLRLREQIYYSRGLPLRAPTAEAAPAAAPEAPAAV from the coding sequence GTGGGCGAATCACGCGGCGGTGGCCGTGGCCGCCGGGGCCGGGGCCGTCAATCCGCCGAATCGGCCGAGGCCCAGGATGGCCAGGCCGGCGAAGAGTTGATGGAGAAAGTGGTCTTCATCAACCGCTCCGCCAAGGTGGTCAAGGGCGGGCGCCGCTTCAGTTTCTCCGCCCTCGTGGTGGTGGGCGACCGCAAGGGCATGGTGGGCGTGGGCCTGGGCAAGGCCGGCGAAGTGGCCGACGCCATCCGCAAGGGCGGCGAAGTGGCCCGCCGCAACATGGTCAAGGTCTGGCTCAAGGACGCCACCATCCCGCACGAAGTTTTCTCCGAATACGACGGGGCCCGCGTTTTGCTGCGCCCCGCCTCGCCCGGTACCGGCATCATTGCGGGCAAGACCGTCCGCGCCGTGCTCGAATCGGCGGGCGTGCGCGATGTGTTGACCAAGTCCCTGGGCAGCAAAAACGCCGCCAACGTGGTCAAGGCCACCTTGAATGCGTTGTTGCGCCTGCGCCTGCGCGAGCAGATTTACTACAGCCGCGGCCTGCCGTTGCGCGCTCCCACAGCGGAGGCCGCGCCGGCCGCCGCCCCGGAAGCTCCGGCCGCCGTGTAA
- the rpsK gene encoding 30S ribosomal protein S11 has protein sequence MAAKKIVKAKGAKNIVSGIAHILATFNNTQVSITDMHGNVIGWATAGRVGFKGSRKSTAFAAQQVAQEAARQAMSHGMKEVEVHVKGPGSGREAAIRALQAIGLEITIIKDVTPVPHNGCRPRKKRRV, from the coding sequence CTGGCCGCTAAAAAAATCGTCAAGGCCAAGGGTGCCAAAAACATTGTCAGCGGCATTGCCCACATTCTGGCCACCTTCAACAACACCCAGGTCAGCATCACGGACATGCACGGCAACGTGATCGGCTGGGCCACGGCCGGCCGCGTGGGCTTCAAAGGCTCCCGCAAAAGCACCGCCTTCGCCGCCCAGCAGGTGGCCCAGGAGGCCGCCCGCCAGGCCATGTCCCACGGCATGAAGGAAGTCGAGGTCCACGTCAAAGGCCCCGGCTCCGGCCGGGAGGCCGCCATCCGGGCGTTGCAGGCCATCGGCCTGGAAATCACCATCATCAAGGACGTCACCCCCGTGCCGCACAACGGGTGCCGTCCGCGCAAGAAACGCCGTGTCTAA
- the rpsQ gene encoding 30S ribosomal protein S17, with protein MADTSSQPTAAAPARRRKERTGEVVSNKMAKTIVVRVERRFPHPRFKKIVRSYKKYYAHDEKGEAKPGDLVRIEETRPLSRLKRWRLVEILERAATAAA; from the coding sequence ATGGCTGACACCTCCTCCCAACCCACCGCCGCCGCCCCCGCCCGCCGTCGCAAAGAGCGCACCGGCGAGGTGGTCTCCAACAAGATGGCCAAGACCATTGTGGTCCGCGTCGAGCGCCGCTTTCCCCATCCCCGCTTCAAGAAAATTGTGCGGAGCTACAAAAAATATTACGCGCACGACGAGAAAGGCGAGGCCAAGCCCGGCGACCTTGTGCGCATCGAAGAAACCCGCCCGCTCAGCCGCCTCAAACGCTGGCGGCTGGTGGAAATCCTTGAGCGCGCCGCCACCGCGGCCGCCTGA
- a CDS encoding 50S ribosomal protein L24 gives MPKLHVKKGDEVVVISGAHKGRRGRVIEVQPAKQRVLVEGVRMLKKTIKKGRSQLHPQGAIIEREGPIHISNVMRADRYDARRAGKTPAAAAES, from the coding sequence ATGCCCAAACTGCACGTCAAAAAAGGCGACGAAGTGGTGGTCATCAGCGGCGCCCACAAGGGCCGCCGCGGCCGCGTCATTGAAGTCCAGCCCGCCAAGCAGCGCGTGCTGGTGGAGGGGGTCCGCATGCTCAAGAAGACCATCAAGAAAGGCCGCAGCCAGCTCCATCCCCAGGGCGCCATCATCGAGCGCGAAGGCCCCATCCACATCAGCAACGTGATGCGGGCCGATCGCTACGACGCCCGGCGGGCCGGCAAGACCCCCGCCGCCGCCGCTGAATCTTGA
- the rplF gene encoding 50S ribosomal protein L6 produces the protein MSRIGKQPIVIPPKVKVDIKGHTVLVEGPKGKLKYDLPQRTTAAVESGKLVVHREGDDAQAKALHGLSRAILNNMVRGVTEGFVKKLEIHGVGFKASVAGKTVTLNLGYSHPINYDLPDQVKVTVEENTRITVEGPDRQQVGQVAADLRAFYPPEPYKGKGIRYVGERIIRKEGKTVQ, from the coding sequence ATGTCGCGTATTGGCAAACAACCGATTGTGATCCCGCCCAAGGTCAAGGTGGACATCAAGGGCCACACCGTCCTGGTGGAAGGTCCCAAGGGCAAGCTCAAGTATGACTTGCCCCAGCGCACCACTGCCGCCGTCGAAAGCGGCAAACTGGTGGTCCACCGCGAGGGCGACGACGCCCAGGCCAAGGCCCTCCATGGCCTGAGCCGCGCCATCCTCAACAACATGGTGCGGGGCGTCACCGAGGGCTTTGTTAAAAAGCTCGAAATCCACGGCGTGGGCTTCAAGGCCTCCGTGGCGGGCAAGACCGTCACCCTCAACCTGGGCTATTCCCATCCCATCAACTATGACCTGCCCGACCAGGTGAAGGTCACCGTGGAGGAAAACACCCGCATCACCGTGGAAGGCCCCGACCGCCAGCAGGTGGGGCAGGTGGCTGCCGATTTGCGCGCCTTCTACCCGCCCGAGCCCTACAAAGGCAAAGGCATCCGCTATGTGGGTGAGCGCATCATCCGCAAGGAAGGCAAGACCGTCCAATAA
- the rplP gene encoding 50S ribosomal protein L16, producing the protein MHRGSRAGLATRGNTVAFGEFGLQALERCWLDTKQLEAARVAISRFMKRRGKLWIRIFPDKSYTKKPLETRMGKGKGPLESWVAVIKPARVLFEVDGVPEVVAREAFRLAAAKLPIHTKFISRHQH; encoded by the coding sequence ATGCACCGCGGCAGCCGCGCCGGTCTGGCCACCCGCGGCAACACGGTCGCCTTTGGCGAGTTTGGCCTGCAGGCCCTGGAGCGCTGCTGGCTGGACACCAAGCAACTGGAGGCCGCCCGCGTGGCCATCAGCCGCTTCATGAAGCGCCGGGGCAAGCTCTGGATTCGCATTTTCCCGGACAAATCCTACACCAAAAAGCCGTTGGAAACCCGCATGGGCAAGGGCAAGGGACCCCTGGAATCCTGGGTGGCCGTCATCAAGCCCGCCCGCGTGCTCTTTGAAGTGGACGGCGTGCCCGAGGTCGTGGCGCGCGAGGCCTTCCGCCTGGCCGCGGCCAAACTGCCCATCCACACCAAATTCATCTCCCGGCACCAGCACTGA
- the rplN gene encoding 50S ribosomal protein L14, whose translation MLQVRSILDVADNTGAKRAAAIGVLGRNQMYARVGDVIKVHIKEAAPDGTIKKGQVADAVVVRTRRPIRRSDGSYVRFDSNAVVIINKEREPIGTRIFGPVARELRDLKFTKIISLAPEVV comes from the coding sequence ATGCTGCAAGTCCGTTCCATCCTCGACGTGGCCGACAACACCGGCGCCAAACGCGCGGCCGCCATTGGTGTGCTCGGCCGGAACCAGATGTATGCCCGCGTGGGCGACGTCATCAAGGTCCACATCAAAGAGGCCGCGCCGGACGGCACCATCAAGAAAGGCCAGGTGGCCGATGCCGTCGTCGTCCGCACCCGCCGGCCCATCCGCCGCAGCGACGGCTCCTATGTCCGCTTTGACAGCAACGCCGTCGTCATCATCAACAAGGAACGCGAGCCCATTGGCACCCGCATCTTCGGCCCGGTGGCCCGCGAGCTGCGCGACCTCAAGTTCACCAAAATCATCAGCCTGGCTCCGGAGGTAGTCTGA
- the map gene encoding type I methionyl aminopeptidase, which yields MIVIKTGRDLEAMRAACRVARAVLDEVAAAVAPGVTTRELDDYAAERIKHYNARSAFLGYRVGSLKYPCHTCISINEQVVHGLAGPRRIAFGDLVSIDVGVYYEGFVGDNARTVAAGGCTDPVALRLLETTETALQRGIAAAVAGNRVRDISRAVQEHVESQGFSVVREFVGHGVGRHMHEEPQVPNFVEPGRVSPLLRPGMTLAIEPMVNAGRPGVKRLKDGWTVVTEDGSLSAHFEHTVLVTEGAPEILTCTSQTPFALRAS from the coding sequence ATGATCGTCATCAAAACCGGACGCGACCTTGAAGCCATGCGGGCAGCCTGCCGCGTGGCCCGCGCGGTTTTGGATGAAGTCGCCGCCGCGGTGGCCCCGGGGGTGACCACCCGGGAGCTGGACGACTACGCCGCCGAGCGCATCAAACATTACAACGCCCGCAGCGCCTTTTTGGGGTATCGGGTGGGCAGCCTCAAGTACCCGTGCCACACCTGCATCTCCATCAACGAGCAGGTGGTGCATGGGCTGGCCGGCCCGCGCCGCATTGCCTTTGGCGACCTTGTCAGTATTGACGTGGGCGTGTATTATGAAGGTTTTGTGGGCGACAACGCCCGCACCGTGGCGGCCGGCGGCTGCACGGACCCCGTGGCCCTGCGCCTGTTGGAAACCACGGAAACCGCGTTGCAGCGCGGCATCGCCGCGGCCGTCGCCGGCAACCGCGTGCGCGACATCTCGCGGGCCGTGCAGGAGCATGTGGAGAGCCAGGGCTTCAGCGTGGTGCGTGAATTCGTGGGCCACGGCGTGGGCCGCCACATGCACGAAGAGCCGCAGGTGCCCAATTTTGTCGAGCCGGGCCGCGTTTCGCCGTTGCTTCGGCCGGGGATGACCCTGGCCATCGAGCCGATGGTCAATGCCGGCCGGCCCGGCGTGAAACGTTTGAAAGATGGCTGGACAGTGGTGACCGAGGATGGTTCACTGTCCGCCCATTTTGAGCACACCGTCCTGGTGACGGAGGGCGCGCCGGAAATCCTGACGTGCACGAGTCAAACACCATTCGCGCTGAGGGCGTCGTGA
- the rplO gene encoding 50S ribosomal protein L15, protein MRLHDLNPRPGAKHRRKRLGAGESSGHGKTSGRGGKGQTARSGSSIRPTFEGGQMPLIRRLPKRGFNNARFAVRYLPVNLEALNRFDDGARVDEALLRQTGLANGRADGIKILGKGELKKKLTVVAHAFSASARAKIEALGGVCETAAAAAKA, encoded by the coding sequence ATGCGTTTACATGATTTGAACCCCCGGCCGGGCGCCAAGCACCGCCGCAAACGGCTCGGCGCCGGCGAATCCAGCGGTCACGGCAAAACCAGCGGCCGTGGCGGCAAGGGTCAGACCGCCCGCTCGGGCAGCTCCATCCGGCCCACTTTCGAGGGCGGCCAGATGCCGCTCATCCGCCGCCTGCCCAAGCGCGGCTTCAACAATGCCCGCTTTGCCGTCCGTTACCTGCCGGTCAATCTCGAGGCGTTGAACCGTTTCGACGACGGCGCCCGCGTGGACGAGGCCCTGCTGCGCCAAACCGGTCTCGCCAACGGGCGGGCCGACGGCATCAAGATTCTGGGCAAGGGTGAATTGAAGAAAAAACTGACCGTGGTGGCCCATGCGTTCAGCGCTTCGGCCCGCGCCAAAATTGAAGCGCTGGGCGGGGTGTGTGAAACGGCCGCCGCGGCGGCCAAGGCTTGA
- the rplR gene encoding 50S ribosomal protein L18 — MRTEVKHRLATLRHWRVRKKITGTAQRPRMSVCFTGKHIYVQFVDDVRGVTLASASTRVKPLPDVGKLKANVQSAAIIGRRAAEAALAKGITAVVFDRGSNRYHGKVKALADAAREAGLKF; from the coding sequence ATGAGAACCGAAGTTAAACATCGTCTGGCCACCCTCCGCCACTGGCGGGTGCGCAAGAAAATCACCGGCACCGCCCAGCGGCCCCGCATGAGCGTCTGCTTCACCGGCAAACATATTTACGTCCAGTTTGTGGACGATGTCCGCGGCGTGACCCTGGCCTCGGCCTCCACCCGGGTCAAGCCCCTGCCCGACGTGGGCAAGCTCAAAGCCAACGTCCAGTCGGCCGCCATCATTGGCCGCCGGGCCGCCGAGGCGGCCCTGGCCAAAGGCATCACGGCGGTGGTGTTCGATCGCGGCAGCAACCGTTATCATGGCAAGGTCAAGGCGCTGGCGGATGCCGCGCGCGAAGCGGGCTTGAAGTTTTAA
- the rpsM gene encoding 30S ribosomal protein S13 codes for MARIIGVEIPGDKRIEIALRYIYGIGPTTALEICRRANIPLGTRAKDLTEQQLSQIVHAIQEGKYVIEGDLRREIGLNLKRLQAIKCYRGIRHLRGLPVRGQRTQTNARTRKGPRKTVGVVRNPNAKAGIH; via the coding sequence ATGGCACGCATCATCGGCGTTGAAATCCCGGGCGACAAACGCATCGAAATCGCCCTCCGCTACATCTACGGCATCGGGCCCACCACGGCGCTGGAAATCTGCCGCCGCGCCAACATCCCCCTGGGCACGCGCGCCAAGGATTTGACCGAGCAGCAGCTTTCCCAAATCGTGCACGCCATCCAGGAAGGCAAGTACGTGATCGAGGGTGATTTGCGCCGCGAAATCGGTCTGAACCTTAAGCGCCTCCAGGCCATCAAATGCTATCGCGGCATCCGCCACCTGCGCGGCCTGCCCGTCCGCGGCCAGCGCACCCAGACCAACGCCCGCACGCGCAAAGGCCCGCGCAAGACCGTCGGCGTGGTCCGCAATCCCAACGCCAAGGCTGGCATCCACTAA
- the rplE gene encoding 50S ribosomal protein L5 translates to MKPRLQEKYENEVVPALIAKRQYKNRHEVPRLEKIVINMGVSSQLEKSAVEDAAKDLALITGRKPVISKSRKSIANFKLRAGHPVGCYVTLRREVMYEFFDRLVAAALPRIRDFRGLSPRSFDGRGNYSLGIAEQTIFPEVDLDKIKRTQGMDITIVTTARTNEEAYDLLKLLGFPFAENR, encoded by the coding sequence ATGAAACCGAGATTGCAGGAAAAATACGAAAACGAAGTGGTGCCCGCCCTCATCGCCAAGCGCCAGTACAAAAACCGGCATGAGGTGCCCCGCCTCGAAAAGATCGTCATCAACATGGGCGTCAGCTCCCAACTGGAGAAAAGCGCCGTGGAGGATGCCGCCAAGGACCTGGCCCTGATCACCGGCCGCAAACCCGTCATCAGCAAGTCCCGCAAGAGCATCGCCAACTTCAAACTTCGCGCCGGCCATCCAGTCGGCTGCTATGTGACGCTCCGCCGGGAGGTCATGTACGAGTTCTTTGACCGCCTGGTGGCCGCCGCCCTGCCGCGCATCCGCGACTTCCGCGGCCTGTCCCCGCGCTCCTTCGACGGCCGGGGCAACTACTCGCTGGGCATTGCCGAGCAGACCATTTTCCCGGAGGTGGACCTGGACAAGATTAAACGCACCCAGGGCATGGACATCACCATCGTCACCACCGCCCGCACCAACGAGGAAGCCTACGACCTCCTCAAACTCCTGGGCTTCCCCTTTGCCGAAAACCGTTAA
- the infA gene encoding translation initiation factor IF-1 (stimulates the activities of the other two initiation factors, IF-2 and IF-3) has protein sequence MHESNTIRAEGVVIAVLQERLYRVQLANGHQFLAFVTARRAAAGDRYALGQRVVAELSPLDLSKGRLVGRVDAPQG, from the coding sequence GTGCACGAGTCAAACACCATTCGCGCTGAGGGCGTCGTGATCGCCGTGCTCCAGGAGCGGTTGTACCGGGTGCAGTTGGCCAACGGCCATCAATTCCTGGCCTTTGTCACGGCCCGGCGCGCGGCGGCGGGCGACCGCTACGCCCTCGGCCAGCGCGTGGTGGCGGAACTTTCGCCTCTGGACCTGAGCAAGGGGCGGCTGGTGGGGCGCGTGGACGCCCCCCAAGGTTGA
- the rpsN gene encoding 30S ribosomal protein S14 — translation MAKKSWSERNKKRMALVKKYAAKRAELKAKHDYAALAKLPRNSSPVRVVNRCPISGRRHGYFRKFNCSRLTFRELALQGLIPGVTKASW, via the coding sequence ATGGCGAAAAAATCCTGGTCCGAACGCAACAAGAAACGCATGGCGCTGGTCAAGAAGTATGCCGCCAAGCGCGCCGAGCTGAAGGCCAAGCACGATTACGCGGCCCTGGCCAAGCTGCCGCGCAACTCCAGTCCCGTGCGCGTGGTCAACCGCTGCCCCATCAGCGGCCGCCGCCACGGCTATTTCCGCAAATTCAACTGCTCCCGTCTGACCTTCCGGGAACTCGCCCTCCAGGGCCTCATCCCCGGCGTCACCAAAGCTAGCTGGTAA
- the secY gene encoding preprotein translocase subunit SecY, whose translation MLAKIANTFTNAFRIPELKSRILFTLFILAVCRLVAVIPIPGIDGSVLFEHFRELERQQGQGGGLMGMYSLFTGGALERCAIGSLGIMPYISATIIIQLLTAVIPRLSKLAREEGGRPKIIQYGRYLTVLLCLGWGMIMAHVWENPREMFQGLDQDLVRNPGWFYRIQTTVILTTGTLLLMWLGEQISERGIGNGVSLIITIGILARVPQAAHALLDMFSSGGAIAEKFTIFHAVFLVIMLAAVVAGTIAITQAQRKVAVQYAQRAVGRKVYQGGTSFMPLRVNYAGVMPIIFAQAILMFPQKIMESLGNLPGVGAGLKGIFRAIGASLNHGEPAYFLIYGLMIMFFSYFWVATQFNEIQIADDLKKYGGYIPGVRPGQATSDFLHHAMSRITLAGAVFLTVIAVIPDLLYKVMNVPYQVGQFFGGTSLLITVGVMLDTMRQMETHLLMRHYDGFLKKGRLRGRI comes from the coding sequence ATGCTCGCCAAAATCGCCAACACCTTCACCAATGCCTTCAGGATTCCGGAGCTGAAGTCCCGCATCCTGTTCACCTTGTTTATCCTGGCTGTGTGCCGGTTGGTGGCGGTCATCCCCATCCCCGGAATTGACGGCTCGGTGCTGTTTGAGCACTTCCGTGAGCTGGAGCGACAGCAGGGGCAGGGCGGTGGCCTCATGGGCATGTACAGCCTCTTCACCGGCGGCGCCCTGGAACGGTGCGCCATCGGCTCGCTGGGCATCATGCCCTACATCAGCGCCACCATCATCATCCAGTTGCTGACCGCCGTCATCCCCCGCCTCAGCAAACTGGCCCGCGAGGAGGGCGGCCGCCCCAAAATCATCCAGTACGGCCGCTATCTCACCGTGCTGCTCTGCCTGGGCTGGGGCATGATCATGGCCCACGTCTGGGAAAACCCCCGGGAAATGTTCCAGGGCCTGGATCAGGACCTGGTACGCAACCCCGGCTGGTTCTACCGCATCCAAACCACCGTCATCCTCACCACCGGCACCCTGTTGCTGATGTGGCTGGGCGAGCAGATCAGCGAGCGCGGCATCGGCAACGGCGTCTCCCTCATCATCACCATCGGCATCCTGGCCCGGGTGCCCCAGGCCGCCCATGCGCTGCTGGACATGTTCTCCTCCGGGGGCGCCATTGCCGAGAAGTTCACCATCTTCCACGCGGTCTTCCTGGTGATCATGCTCGCGGCGGTGGTGGCGGGCACCATAGCCATCACCCAGGCCCAGCGCAAGGTGGCCGTCCAGTACGCCCAGCGCGCGGTGGGCCGCAAGGTCTATCAGGGCGGCACCTCGTTCATGCCGCTGCGCGTCAATTATGCGGGCGTCATGCCGATCATCTTCGCCCAGGCCATCCTCATGTTTCCCCAGAAAATCATGGAAAGCCTGGGCAACCTGCCCGGCGTGGGCGCCGGCCTCAAGGGCATCTTCCGCGCCATTGGCGCCTCCCTCAATCACGGGGAACCGGCCTACTTCCTGATTTACGGCCTGATGATCATGTTCTTCTCCTACTTCTGGGTCGCCACCCAGTTCAATGAAATCCAGATCGCCGATGACCTGAAGAAATACGGCGGTTACATCCCGGGGGTGCGCCCCGGCCAGGCCACCAGCGATTTTCTGCACCATGCCATGAGCCGCATCACCCTGGCGGGCGCGGTCTTCCTCACTGTCATTGCGGTGATACCGGACCTGCTGTATAAGGTGATGAATGTGCCCTATCAGGTGGGCCAGTTCTTTGGCGGCACCAGCCTGCTCATCACCGTGGGCGTGATGCTGGACACCATGCGCCAGATGGAAACCCACCTCCTGATGCGCCACTACGACGGCTTCTTGAAGAAAGGCCGCCTGCGCGGGCGCATCTAA
- the rpmC gene encoding 50S ribosomal protein L29: protein MKMSELKDLTLVELQAKSRDLRQELFNLRLQKAGSRLENPVRLRLLRRDIARVETAITARKKTQA, encoded by the coding sequence ATGAAAATGAGTGAATTGAAAGACTTGACCCTGGTGGAGCTGCAGGCCAAAAGCCGCGACCTCCGCCAGGAACTTTTCAACCTGCGCCTCCAGAAGGCGGGCAGCCGCCTGGAGAACCCCGTCCGGCTGCGTCTCCTCCGGCGTGACATCGCCCGGGTGGAGACCGCCATCACCGCCCGCAAGAAAACCCAGGCTTGA
- the rpsH gene encoding 30S ribosomal protein S8, whose product MSDPIADMLTRLRNAAHAGQPAVEVPHSRLKESLAAILKREGYIAEFTVAGQAVKTLKLHLKYEGRRPVIEGLQRVSKPGRRIYTAATSAPRVRGGLGIAVLSTSRGLMTDAEARKNHLGGEVLCYVW is encoded by the coding sequence ATGAGCGACCCCATTGCCGACATGTTGACGCGCCTCCGCAACGCCGCCCACGCGGGCCAGCCCGCCGTGGAGGTGCCGCATTCCCGTTTGAAGGAAAGCCTCGCCGCCATTCTCAAGCGCGAAGGCTACATCGCCGAATTCACCGTCGCCGGCCAGGCGGTCAAAACCCTCAAACTGCACCTCAAATACGAAGGCCGCCGGCCGGTCATCGAAGGCTTGCAGCGGGTCAGCAAACCCGGCCGCCGCATCTACACCGCCGCCACCTCGGCCCCGCGCGTGCGGGGCGGACTGGGCATTGCCGTCCTCTCCACCTCCCGCGGTCTCATGACCGATGCCGAGGCGCGCAAAAACCATCTGGGCGGCGAGGTGCTCTGTTACGTCTGGTAA